From a single Herbiconiux sp. SALV-R1 genomic region:
- the ilvA gene encoding threonine ammonia-lyase, whose protein sequence is MTDTDFSRRVTTAVSAAPLLADIESARERVGRVAQVTPMESSRFLAEIIGSPVYMKCENLQRTGSYKIRGAYNRISSLSDDEKARGVVAASAGNHAQGVAFAARELGIKATIFMPIGVPLPKLQATRNYGADVILRGHSVEEALRAAAEFAAATGAVVIPPFDHIDVVTGQATLGLEILDQVPDADTIVVPIGGGGLISGIASAVKQRAAQTGRTVRVIGVQAANAAAYPPSLAAGEPVEITTSPTIADGIHVSKPGLLNFDIITELVDEVVTVSEADTARALLLLLERAKQVVEPAGAVGVAAMLSGKIVDAGTAVVVLSGGNIDPLLMQRVISHGLAASDRYLKLRIMLPDRPGQLARTAELVAEANANVVEVLHTRHGKGLQISQVELELHIETRGPEHRDQVIAKLRDAGFELRIEQ, encoded by the coding sequence ATGACTGACACCGACTTCTCGCGCCGCGTCACCACCGCCGTCTCCGCGGCTCCGCTGCTCGCCGACATCGAGTCGGCGCGCGAGCGCGTGGGGCGCGTGGCGCAGGTCACGCCCATGGAGAGCTCGCGTTTTCTCGCCGAGATCATCGGCTCGCCGGTGTACATGAAGTGCGAGAACCTGCAGCGCACGGGGTCGTACAAGATCCGCGGCGCCTACAACCGCATCTCGAGCCTCAGCGACGACGAGAAGGCGCGCGGAGTCGTGGCCGCGTCGGCGGGCAACCACGCGCAGGGTGTGGCGTTCGCGGCGCGCGAGCTCGGCATCAAGGCGACCATCTTCATGCCCATCGGCGTACCGCTGCCGAAGCTGCAGGCGACGCGCAACTACGGCGCCGACGTCATCCTGCGCGGCCACTCGGTCGAGGAGGCGCTGCGGGCGGCAGCGGAGTTCGCCGCGGCGACCGGCGCCGTGGTCATCCCTCCGTTCGACCACATCGACGTCGTGACGGGGCAGGCGACGCTCGGGCTCGAGATCCTCGACCAGGTTCCGGATGCCGACACCATCGTGGTCCCCATCGGAGGCGGCGGTCTCATCTCCGGTATCGCGAGTGCGGTGAAGCAGCGCGCGGCGCAGACCGGGCGCACCGTGCGGGTCATCGGGGTGCAGGCGGCGAACGCCGCCGCCTACCCGCCCTCGCTCGCGGCGGGGGAGCCTGTCGAGATCACGACGAGCCCCACCATCGCCGACGGCATCCACGTGTCGAAGCCGGGCCTGCTCAACTTCGACATCATCACCGAGCTCGTCGACGAGGTCGTCACGGTGTCGGAGGCCGACACCGCCCGGGCGCTGCTGCTGCTGCTCGAGCGCGCCAAACAGGTCGTCGAGCCCGCCGGTGCGGTGGGCGTCGCGGCGATGCTCTCGGGCAAGATCGTCGACGCCGGCACCGCTGTCGTGGTGCTCTCGGGCGGCAACATCGATCCGCTGCTCATGCAGCGCGTCATCAGCCACGGCCTCGCGGCGTCAGACCGCTACCTGAAGCTGCGCATCATGCTGCCCGACCGCCCCGGCCAGCTGGCGCGCACGGCCGAGCTCGTCGCCGAGGCGAACGCCAACGTCGTGGAGGTGCTGCACACCCGCCACGGCAAGGGCCTGCAGATCAGCCAGGTCGAGCTCGAGCTGCACATCGAGACCCGCGGCCCCGAACACCGCGACCAGGTCATCGCCAAACTCCGCGACGCCGGCTTCGAACTCCGCATCGAGCAGTAG
- a CDS encoding AI-2E family transporter — MSETGRPRRGLLKRLFSARAESAAEQGAPTPPPTSPRPASAPRAEPAPRVARPAPPVELASRTALDSVPMGMQIAGAWSWRILVLVGALAVFGFLIVQLRFLVIPLMLAVVLSALLVPFKNFLVRHHWPKWLAVTVAELSTLVVVAGLVFLVATQVSSGFDDLKNQTVASYNDLKAFLAQSPLQVSEDDFNSYVAQIWQTIQQDSQSLLSGAAAVGSSIGHVLAGVLLVLFSTLFILIDGERIWSWLVKLFPRKARAATDGAGRAGWRTLQNFVKVQILVASVDAVGIAVGAAILGVPLAIPIGVLVFLGSFIPIIGAVVTGAVAVFIALVYNGWVIALIMLGVVLLVQQLEGHVLQPFVMGTAVKVHPLAVVLAVAGGSMVAGIAGAFFAVPLVATLNVMIAYVAGGAWRASDRPALSTPPQKEPSPHD; from the coding sequence ATGTCCGAGACCGGTCGACCGCGCCGTGGCCTGCTGAAGCGCCTGTTCTCGGCGCGCGCCGAGAGCGCCGCCGAGCAGGGCGCTCCCACCCCGCCGCCGACGTCTCCGCGCCCCGCATCGGCCCCGCGTGCCGAGCCCGCCCCGCGCGTCGCGCGGCCCGCGCCGCCCGTCGAGCTCGCCTCGCGCACGGCGCTCGACTCGGTGCCGATGGGCATGCAGATCGCCGGGGCCTGGTCGTGGCGCATCCTGGTGCTCGTCGGAGCCCTCGCGGTGTTCGGCTTCCTCATCGTGCAACTGCGGTTCCTGGTCATCCCGCTCATGCTGGCCGTGGTGCTCTCGGCGCTCCTGGTGCCGTTCAAGAACTTCCTGGTGCGGCACCACTGGCCGAAGTGGCTCGCGGTCACGGTGGCCGAGCTGAGCACGCTCGTGGTGGTCGCCGGTCTAGTCTTCCTCGTCGCCACCCAGGTGTCGTCGGGCTTCGACGACCTGAAGAACCAGACGGTCGCCTCCTACAACGACCTCAAGGCCTTCCTGGCCCAGTCGCCGCTGCAGGTCTCCGAAGACGACTTCAACTCCTACGTGGCGCAGATCTGGCAGACCATCCAGCAAGACAGCCAAAGCCTCCTCTCCGGCGCCGCAGCGGTCGGCTCGAGCATCGGCCACGTGCTGGCCGGCGTGCTGCTGGTGCTGTTCTCGACCCTCTTCATCCTCATCGACGGTGAGCGCATCTGGTCGTGGCTCGTCAAGCTCTTCCCGCGCAAGGCCCGCGCGGCCACCGACGGGGCGGGCCGGGCCGGCTGGCGCACGCTGCAGAACTTCGTGAAGGTGCAGATCCTCGTCGCGTCGGTCGACGCGGTGGGCATCGCCGTGGGCGCCGCCATCCTGGGTGTGCCGCTCGCGATCCCCATCGGCGTGCTCGTGTTCCTCGGCTCGTTCATCCCCATCATCGGAGCCGTGGTCACCGGTGCCGTCGCGGTGTTCATCGCGCTGGTCTACAACGGCTGGGTCATCGCGCTCATCATGCTCGGCGTCGTGCTGCTCGTGCAGCAGCTCGAGGGCCACGTGCTGCAGCCCTTCGTCATGGGCACGGCCGTGAAGGTGCACCCTCTCGCCGTCGTGCTCGCCGTCGCCGGCGGCTCGATGGTGGCCGGCATCGCCGGGGCCTTCTTCGCGGTGCCGCTGGTCGCCACCCTCAACGTCATGATCGCCTACGTCGCCGGGGGAGCGTGGCGCGCATCCGATCGTCCCGCTCTGTCGACACCCCCGCAGAAAGAACCCTCCCCGCATGACTGA